The proteins below are encoded in one region of Knoellia sp. S7-12:
- a CDS encoding Gfo/Idh/MocA family oxidoreductase gives MTPTLPSPRTSDPRTAPTLRWGILGPGYIARETAAALRAETDQVIQAVASRDLTRAQGFADEFGAHTAYGSYDELVADPDVDIVYVATPHSEHRAQALLALNAGKHVLVEKAFARNASEARDILDAAQAKGLLAMEAMWTRFLPGIDVVRQCLENGLLGEVENVFADHGQPLYPGGPQRLSDPALAGGALLDLGIYPTSFASFALGGIDTVTATGRLTDEGVDAEETILVTGVQGGRGLLHATMTSRTPTTASINGTAGRLELGDPDNPASSWYAPTRVRFVSRDAETDISWEPENRTHGLHFELCEAARCVDAGLTESPLLPAAETLRIMEVLDEVRARVGVSYPGE, from the coding sequence GTGACCCCAACGCTGCCTTCTCCTCGCACCTCTGACCCGCGCACCGCTCCCACCCTCCGGTGGGGCATTCTCGGCCCCGGCTACATCGCTCGCGAGACAGCCGCGGCCCTGCGCGCCGAGACCGACCAGGTCATCCAGGCGGTCGCCTCACGCGACCTGACCCGAGCGCAAGGCTTCGCGGACGAGTTCGGTGCGCACACGGCATACGGGTCCTATGACGAGCTGGTCGCCGACCCCGACGTCGACATCGTCTATGTCGCCACGCCACACTCCGAGCATCGCGCCCAGGCACTGCTGGCCCTCAACGCGGGCAAGCACGTCCTCGTCGAGAAGGCGTTCGCGCGCAACGCCTCCGAGGCCCGCGACATCCTCGACGCCGCACAGGCCAAGGGACTGCTCGCCATGGAGGCCATGTGGACGCGCTTCCTGCCCGGCATCGACGTGGTCCGCCAGTGCCTCGAGAACGGCCTACTCGGTGAGGTCGAGAACGTCTTCGCCGACCACGGGCAGCCGCTCTATCCTGGCGGACCGCAGCGTCTGTCCGACCCAGCTCTCGCCGGTGGTGCGCTCCTCGACCTCGGGATCTATCCGACGTCGTTCGCGTCCTTCGCCCTCGGCGGCATCGACACCGTCACGGCCACGGGCCGTCTCACCGACGAAGGGGTCGACGCGGAGGAGACCATCCTCGTCACCGGCGTGCAGGGCGGCCGCGGCCTGCTGCACGCGACGATGACGTCCCGCACGCCGACCACCGCGAGCATCAACGGCACCGCAGGACGCCTCGAGCTCGGCGACCCGGACAACCCCGCCAGCAGTTGGTATGCGCCGACGCGAGTCCGGTTCGTGTCGCGCGATGCCGAGACCGACATCTCGTGGGAGCCGGAGAACCGCACCCACGGCCTGCACTTCGAGCTCTGCGAGGCGGCACGCTGCGTCGATGCCGGCCTCACCGAGAGCCCACTCCTGCCCGCAGCCGAGACGCTGCGGATCATGGAGGTCCTGGACGAGGTCCGTGCCCGAGTGGGGGTCAGCTACCCGGGCGAGTGA